A single Anopheles funestus chromosome 2RL, idAnoFuneDA-416_04, whole genome shotgun sequence DNA region contains:
- the LOC125764886 gene encoding uncharacterized protein LOC125764886, whose amino-acid sequence MYAQSATSDNGTGDHVRVVDFRSDTISVPTPSMRQAMFTAVVGDDVYGEDPTVRKLEERSAAMFGKEAALFVPSGTMANLLAMMVHCSRRGTEAIVGDMAHGFLYEQGGAAQIAGVLLNTIRNNPDGTFCLNELVRKFRGFDVHEPDTVLVMVENTHNMCGGKVLPLDWLEKLATICREKGAKVHMDGARVFNAASYLDLPISRVVRDVDSVCFCLSKGLACPVGSILLGTKEFIKEAHRLRKALGGGMRQVGFLAAAGLCALDEIVPKLKDDHLRTRRIAEAIDQLGSPIFKVDVANLHTNILMVQIISKQVHSSDLAHRLATVAPGEIKAGIVDADGKGIAVKVSARDWTFARIVIYTNITDEEVELAIKKIRYVVAEYEKDL is encoded by the exons ATGTATGCTCAGTCTGCCACGAGTGATAATGGTACCGGGGACCATGTGCGTGTGGTCGACTTTCGTTCTGATACAATCAGCGTGCCAACACCGAGCATGCGCCAAGCAATGTTCACCGCCGTGGTAGGCGATGATGTGTACGGTGAAGATCCGACCGTACGCAAGCTGGAGGAACGATCGGCAGCGATGTTTGGCAAGGAAGCGGCCCTGTTTGTGCCCTCCGGCACGATGGCAAATTTATTGGCGA TGATGGTCCACTGCTCGCGTCGCGGCACGGAAGCCATTGTTGGTGATATGGCGCATGGATTCCTCTACGAACAGGGTGGAGCCGCACAGATCGCAGGTGTGCTGCTGAACACGATCAGAAACAACCCTGACGGGACGTTCTGTTTGAACGAGTTGGTACGAAAATTCCGTGGCTTTGACGTCCACGAACCCGACACGGTGCTCGTCATGGTGGAGAACACGCACAACATGTGCGGCGGTAAAGTGCTCCCCTTGGATTGGCTCGAGAAGCTGGCTACGATATGTCGTGAAAAGGGCGCTAAGGTGCATATGGATGGTGCCCGCGTGTTTAATGCGGCCTCGTACCTTGATCTTCCGATATCGCGCGTTGTACGGGATGTTGATtccgtgtgtttttgtttgagcaAGGGACTTGCCTGTCCAGTTGGATCCATTCTGCTAGGAACGAAGGAATTTATTAAAGA gGCACATCGTTTGCGGAAAGCATTGGGAGGAGGAATGCGCCAGGTTGGATTTCTCGCAGCTGCCGGGCTATGTGCTTTGGATGAAATCGTTCCAAAGCTGAAAGATGATCATCTTCGAACGAGACGGATCGCTGAAGCCATCGATCAGCTGGGAAGTCCTATCTTCAAGGTAGATGTGGCTAATTTGCATACCAACATTTTGATGGTGCAGATCATCAGTAAGCAGGTTCATTCGAGTGATTTGGCTCACCGTTTGGCTACGGTCGCCCCAGGGGAAATAAAGGCAGGCATTGTTGATGCGGATGGCAAGGGCATAGCAGTGAAAGTGAGTGCCCGCGATTGGACATTCGCACGAATTGTAATTTATACCAACATTACTGATGAGGAAGTCGAACTAGCTATCAAAAAGATTCGGTATGTTGT